From a single Haloarcula sp. DT43 genomic region:
- the argS gene encoding arginine--tRNA ligase, with translation MFLQLRAEVEDALADALTALDLPAEDLGIEEPPEGVDAVLASSAAFRLAGEVGAPPPEVAADIAEAIDAEALTYVSDVTTQGPYVNFLPSEAYFAATLDAVIDDGFGRLPDRETSVVVEHTSANPTGPVHVGRARNPIIGDAVARVLDYAGYDVDRHYYVNDAGRQIAVFTWAYETFDEDDLPEPERDSPEYKMVRYYRKGNAVLEDGDPADVEAAEAEIQAILQGLEDGDEETYERVAEVVDTVLGGMQTTLERLPAEFDEFVKETRFMRNGDTDALVDRLKALDCAVYEEDAWQLDLPDFEKNLVFLRSDDTSLYTTRDLAHHEWKFENYDRAVTVLGEDHKLQADQLDAALGLLGNDTDQLRQVFYSWVNLPEGGMSTREGTGIDLDDLLDEAIDRARDEVESRLDDRTRGDLDEDDVERIARQVGIGAVRYDIVSKQPTKGITFEWDRALDFEAQSAPYVQYVHARCCGILDDVEGDVPDEPDFGPLSEPEERDLLRELARFPAVVEAAADDLTPHTVATYTRDLAETFNAFYRECPVLDADPETRAARLALVDGTRTTIANALDALGVDAPTSM, from the coding sequence GCCGCCGGAGGGCGTCGACGCCGTGCTCGCATCCAGCGCCGCCTTCCGGCTGGCCGGTGAGGTCGGCGCACCGCCGCCGGAGGTCGCCGCCGACATCGCCGAAGCCATCGACGCAGAGGCCCTCACCTACGTCAGCGACGTGACGACCCAGGGCCCGTACGTGAACTTTCTGCCGAGCGAGGCGTACTTCGCGGCGACCCTCGATGCGGTGATTGATGACGGCTTCGGCCGGCTGCCCGACCGGGAGACGAGCGTCGTCGTCGAGCACACCTCGGCGAACCCGACCGGCCCCGTCCACGTCGGCCGGGCGCGCAACCCCATCATCGGCGACGCCGTCGCCCGCGTGCTCGACTACGCCGGCTACGACGTCGACCGCCACTACTACGTCAACGACGCCGGCCGCCAGATCGCAGTGTTCACGTGGGCCTACGAGACCTTCGACGAGGACGACCTGCCCGAACCGGAACGGGACTCCCCCGAGTACAAGATGGTCCGGTACTACCGCAAGGGCAACGCCGTCCTCGAAGACGGCGATCCGGCGGACGTAGAGGCGGCCGAGGCGGAGATTCAGGCCATCCTGCAGGGCCTCGAAGACGGCGACGAGGAGACCTACGAGCGGGTCGCCGAGGTCGTCGACACGGTGCTGGGCGGGATGCAGACCACGCTGGAGCGCCTGCCCGCCGAGTTCGACGAGTTCGTCAAGGAGACGCGGTTCATGCGCAACGGCGACACCGACGCACTCGTCGACCGCCTCAAGGCCCTCGACTGCGCGGTCTACGAGGAGGACGCCTGGCAACTGGACCTGCCTGACTTCGAGAAGAACCTCGTCTTCCTGCGCTCGGACGACACCTCGCTGTACACGACCCGCGACCTGGCCCACCACGAGTGGAAGTTCGAGAACTACGACCGCGCCGTGACGGTGCTGGGCGAGGACCACAAGCTCCAGGCCGACCAGCTCGACGCCGCGCTCGGCCTGCTGGGCAACGACACCGACCAGCTCCGCCAGGTGTTTTACTCCTGGGTGAACCTCCCCGAGGGCGGGATGAGCACCCGCGAGGGGACCGGCATCGACCTCGACGACCTGCTCGACGAGGCCATCGACCGCGCCCGCGACGAGGTCGAGTCCCGACTGGACGACCGGACCCGCGGCGACCTCGACGAAGACGACGTCGAGCGCATCGCCCGCCAGGTCGGCATCGGCGCGGTCCGCTACGACATCGTCTCGAAGCAGCCGACGAAGGGCATCACCTTCGAGTGGGACCGCGCGCTCGACTTCGAAGCCCAGTCCGCCCCGTACGTCCAGTACGTCCACGCCCGCTGCTGTGGCATCCTGGACGACGTGGAGGGCGACGTGCCCGACGAGCCCGATTTCGGCCCGCTGTCGGAGCCGGAAGAGCGGGACCTGCTCCGCGAACTGGCCCGGTTCCCGGCCGTCGTCGAGGCGGCCGCGGACGACCTGACGCCCCACACCGTCGCCACGTACACTCGGGACCTCGCCGAGACGTTCAACGCCTTCTACCGGGAGTGTCCCGTGCTCGACGCCGACCCCGAGACCCGCGCCGCGCGGCTGGCGCTCGTGGACGGCACCCGGACGACGATAGCGAACGCGCTCGACGCACTCGGGGTCGACGCGCCGACCTCGATGTAG
- a CDS encoding alpha/beta fold hydrolase: MQSTHSTDELAVEFERYGDGQPLLLLHGGMAPTEYWGPVLSQFEGYGAVVPQRPGFGTCLDAPEETSADAVLDREARYVRALADAVDGDPVLFGHSYGALTAIEAATAMPVDAVVAYEPAVLPAEYRAEADLADRMASLVANGRREEAVKRYVEQVLHPDGIDDLDAWLAEWPVWPDCVALAEEVVRMNRSVERYRLPDRLDVDAPTLVLSGTDGPDFLRQSARSVHEALPHSRFVEFDGVSHSGPAEAPAVVAAEVEAFLET; encoded by the coding sequence ATGCAGTCGACACACTCCACAGACGAGCTTGCGGTCGAGTTCGAACGCTACGGCGACGGTCAGCCGCTCCTCCTCCTGCACGGCGGGATGGCACCCACGGAGTACTGGGGGCCTGTCCTCTCGCAGTTCGAGGGCTACGGGGCGGTCGTCCCGCAACGGCCCGGCTTCGGGACCTGTCTCGACGCCCCCGAAGAGACGAGCGCCGACGCGGTGCTGGACCGCGAAGCCAGATACGTCCGGGCGCTCGCCGACGCCGTCGACGGCGACCCGGTTCTGTTCGGCCACTCCTACGGCGCGCTCACCGCCATCGAGGCCGCGACCGCGATGCCAGTCGATGCGGTCGTCGCGTACGAGCCGGCGGTGCTTCCCGCCGAGTACCGGGCCGAGGCCGACCTCGCCGACCGGATGGCGTCGCTCGTCGCGAACGGACGGCGAGAGGAAGCGGTGAAACGCTACGTCGAGCAGGTCCTCCACCCCGACGGCATCGACGACCTCGACGCCTGGCTGGCGGAGTGGCCCGTCTGGCCCGACTGCGTGGCCCTCGCCGAGGAGGTCGTCCGGATGAACCGGTCCGTCGAGCGGTACCGGCTCCCCGACCGTCTCGACGTTGACGCGCCGACCCTCGTTCTGTCCGGCACTGACGGACCGGATTTCCTCCGGCAGAGCGCGCGGTCCGTCCACGAGGCACTGCCACACAGCCGGTTCGTCGAGTTCGACGGCGTCAGCCACAGCGGCCCCGCCGAGGCACCCGCGGTAGTTGCGGCGGAAGTCGAGGCGTTCCTGGAGACATAG